The genomic segment CACTCTGCGGCTGGACGTCAAGGGGGCGGTGACTCCTTCGCCGGGGTACGACGGTGACGCGGCCAAGGCCGGGTTCAGCATCAGCGGCGACGATCTGGCGAAGGCCGACGGCACCGCCACGGGTGGCGGTTCGAGCTCCACGATGCGGCTGGTGGCGTTCGCGGCGCTCGGGGCGGGCACGGTCCTGCTGCTGAGTCTGGCGGTGTGGCTGGTGGCGGCGCGGCGGCGGGTTGCTGTTCCTCAGGCGCCGCCGCAGTCGCAGGCGCCGCAGTCGGGGTACGGGCCGCCGCCTGCTTGGTAGCTGAACTCAGGCCGCTGTCAGCGCCCAGATGCCCACCGCGAAGCAGAGCGCGGCGACGATCAGGATCGGGATCACCAGCTTGGCCGGTGGTCCCGGTCGGCGTGTCTGCGGAACCGGTTGCAGAGCGGGGGGCGGTGTGGGGGGTACCGCCGCTGTGTACGGGCGGGTGGGTTCCGGTAGCTGGGGCGGGCCTGTGGGTGCCTCTGCCGCGGGTTGGGCCGGTCCTGTCTGGAGGTGGCTCTGGGACGCTGCTGCCGCCGTGTACGGGTTGTGGGCGGGGGGCGGTGGGGTCTGTGTTCCCGTCTGGGGGTAGCCGTACGCGGGCGGCTGCTGCGGTGCGTACTCCGGGGACGGGGACGGGGACGGTACCGGGGCCGGTGGCGGCTGGGGCGCCGGGAGGTGGAAGCTGCTGGTTTCCTCGGCCCGGGCCCGACGCCGCTTCCGGTGCGGGCCCTGGGCGTCGAAGCCCTCCGGCAGTGGGCCGATCTGGTCGAAGACCTCGACCGGCTCGTCGTCCAGACCGGGCACCGACAGCAGCTCGACCACGGCGGAGAGCGCCTTGCGGGCGCCGGTGGCGGTGCGGAAGCGGGCGTCCGGGTCGGGTTGCAGCAGATTGCCGATGACCTGCCACATCGGCTCGGGCACACCCTGCGGGGCGCGCGGGACGCCCTCGTTCAGGTAGCGCTCGTAGATCGCCTGGGCGTCCGGCTTCTGCCCGCTGAGCAGGTAGAGGGCGACCAGGCCGACCGCGTACAGATCGGCCGGGAAGTCGGGTTCCGCGCCCATCATCTGCTCGGGCGCGAAGTAGCCCGGGGTGCCGACGACGTAGTTGACCTCGGTCAGCCGCGGCTCGCCCTTGCGCATGGCGATGCCGAAGTCCGACAGCCGCAGGTGCGGCTGGCCGGTGCCGGTGGCCTCCAGCAGGATGTTGGCGGGCTTGATGTCCCGGTGCACGACGCCTTCGGCGTGGACGGCCGTCAGCCCGGAGAGCAGCTGGTCGAGCAGGGCGCACACGAAGTGCGGGGGCAGCGGCCCGTAGTCACCGATCAGGTGGGAGAGCGATCCGCCGCGGACCAGGTCCATGGTGAACAGGACCTTGTCGTCGTCGGCGGCCCAGCTGGCGGGCGCCAGGACGTGCGGATGGTCGATCCGCATCGCCTGCTCGCGGACGAAGCGCAGCAGGGCGTGCGCGTCGCTCTGCTGGAGGACCTTCGCCGCGACATAGCGTCCCCGCCGGTGGTCCCAGGAACGCCAGACCGCGCCCGAGCCGCCCCGTCCGATCGGGTCCACCAGCTCGTACCGGCCTGCGAAGACCTCACCCATGGTCTGCGACCCGCCCCCTGCTCATCCGGTCAGCCCTGGTGCGCCTCGTAGTGGGCGATCGCTTCCGCGGTGCGCCCGGCGCCGTACACATGGAGGAACTCTGCCAGTTGTGGATGGCTGGACGCGAGGGTGTTCGCCGCTTCCGCAATCTCTTCGGCGGACGCGACGGCCCGCAGCAGCGACTGGATGTCCCGTACGACGTGCCGGGCGGCGCCGGCGGCGGAGCCCGAGGAGGAGCTGTGGGTGGTGCCGGTGAGGACGGAGGAGCCGGACGACTGCCGGATGTCGTCCATCCGCGAGGTCGCCTCGGAGGACGTCACGCTGCCGTCCGCGACATGCCCGGCGAGATCCTGGAGTGCTTGCAGCCGCTGGACGACGGCCGGGTTGCCGATCTTCGCGCGCTGACCGCTCATCAGCTGCGAGAGCATCGGCGCGGAGAGCCCCAGCACCCCCGCCAGGCGCGCCTGGTTCAGCCCGAGATCGCCGATGAGGCGGCGGAAGAGGTCGCCGAGCGGCTCGCCGTACCAATTGCGCTGCAGCTCCTGCGCGCGGCTGGCGGCGTCGTGCGGAGAGGGGTCCATACGCACTCCTGTTTGCGGCCGTGAATCCTGCAAAGCATCCTACGGACCGGGATACTGGGTCGGGGTCGCGTCCCGGAACGGGTACGCTGTTCTGCGAAGAGGGGCCTTAGCTCAGTTGGTAGAGCGCTGCCTTTGCAAGGCAGATGTCAGGAGTTCGAATCTCCTAGGCTCCACAGTGTTGATCAGCGCGGGACCGTCAGCGGTCCCGCGCTGATTTGCGTATCGGATCACCATCCGGTGCTGCACAATCGGGGGCGTGATGTTCGGCATCCTTGGCGCGACGCAGGTCTGGAACGCGGACGGCAGCGCGGTCGCGCTGGGTGGGCCGCGGCGCCGGGCGCTGCTGGCGCTGCTGTTGCTCGACGCGGGCCGGGTGGTGACGCCCGAACGGCTGATCGACGGCCTGTACGGGGAGGATCCGCCGGCCGGGGTCGCGAACGCCCTCCAGTCGCAGGTGTCCCGGCTGCGCCAGGTGCTGCCGCAGAAGATCGAGTTCCATCCGGCGGGCTACCGGCTCGCGATCGACCCCGACGACGTCGACTCGCACCGTTTCCAGCGGCTCAGCGCGGAGGGCCGTGACGCGCTGGCAGCGGGCGACCCCGCGCGTGCCGCCGTCCTGCTGCGGGAGGCGCTGGAGCTGTGGCGCGGGCCGGCGCTGGCCGATGTGGACGGCGCTCCGTTCGCGCAGGTGCAGGTGACACGGCTGGAGGAGCTGCGGGTCTCGGCCGCCGAGGACCGGATGGAGGCCGAACTCGCGCTCGGCGGGCACCGGGAGCTGG from the Streptomyces sp. RKAG293 genome contains:
- a CDS encoding serine/threonine protein kinase, which gives rise to MGEVFAGRYELVDPIGRGGSGAVWRSWDHRRGRYVAAKVLQQSDAHALLRFVREQAMRIDHPHVLAPASWAADDDKVLFTMDLVRGGSLSHLIGDYGPLPPHFVCALLDQLLSGLTAVHAEGVVHRDIKPANILLEATGTGQPHLRLSDFGIAMRKGEPRLTEVNYVVGTPGYFAPEQMMGAEPDFPADLYAVGLVALYLLSGQKPDAQAIYERYLNEGVPRAPQGVPEPMWQVIGNLLQPDPDARFRTATGARKALSAVVELLSVPGLDDEPVEVFDQIGPLPEGFDAQGPHRKRRRARAEETSSFHLPAPQPPPAPVPSPSPSPEYAPQQPPAYGYPQTGTQTPPPPAHNPYTAAAASQSHLQTGPAQPAAEAPTGPPQLPEPTRPYTAAVPPTPPPALQPVPQTRRPGPPAKLVIPILIVAALCFAVGIWALTAA
- a CDS encoding DNA-binding protein, with the translated sequence MDPSPHDAASRAQELQRNWYGEPLGDLFRRLIGDLGLNQARLAGVLGLSAPMLSQLMSGQRAKIGNPAVVQRLQALQDLAGHVADGSVTSSEATSRMDDIRQSSGSSVLTGTTHSSSSGSAAGAARHVVRDIQSLLRAVASAEEIAEAANTLASSHPQLAEFLHVYGAGRTAEAIAHYEAHQG